From a region of the Deinococcus metallilatus genome:
- the glf gene encoding UDP-galactopyranose mutase, whose translation MTEARNAATSGGFDYLIVGAGFAGSVLAERLASDGQRVLIVDRRPHIGGNAYDRYDDAGILIHPYGPHIFHTNSKDVFDYLSRFTQWRPYEHRVLASVDGQLLPIPINLDTVNRLYGLNLTSFQVEDFFASVAEKVEQVRTSEDVVVSKVGRDLYNKFFRGYTRKQWGLDPSELDASVTARVPTRTNRDDRYFADTYQAMPLHGYTRMFENMLSSPNISVMLNTDYRDIVDFIPYGHMIYTGPVDAFFDYCYGKLPYRSLEFVHETHAREHFQPTGTVNYPNDYGYTRISEFKYITGQQHPHTSVVYEYPRAEGDPYYPVPRPENQELYKRYAALADARPDVTFVGRLATYRYYNMDQVVAQALATYRKLTGGQAQPEATPAG comes from the coding sequence ATGACTGAAGCGCGGAATGCGGCCACGTCCGGCGGCTTCGACTACCTGATCGTGGGGGCGGGGTTCGCGGGCAGCGTGCTGGCCGAGCGGCTGGCGTCGGACGGCCAGCGCGTCCTGATCGTGGACCGGCGGCCCCACATCGGCGGGAATGCCTACGACCGCTACGACGACGCGGGTATCCTGATCCACCCCTACGGCCCGCACATCTTCCACACCAACAGCAAGGATGTCTTTGACTACCTCTCGCGCTTTACCCAGTGGCGGCCCTACGAGCACCGCGTGCTGGCGAGCGTGGACGGTCAGCTCCTGCCCATCCCGATCAACCTCGACACCGTGAACCGGCTGTACGGCCTGAACCTCACGTCGTTCCAGGTCGAGGACTTCTTCGCGTCGGTCGCGGAAAAGGTCGAGCAGGTCCGCACCAGCGAGGACGTGGTGGTCAGCAAGGTGGGGCGCGACCTCTACAACAAGTTCTTCCGGGGCTATACCCGCAAGCAGTGGGGCCTCGACCCCAGCGAACTCGACGCCAGCGTGACGGCGCGGGTGCCCACCCGCACCAACCGCGACGACCGGTACTTCGCGGACACCTACCAGGCGATGCCGCTGCACGGCTACACCCGGATGTTCGAGAACATGCTGAGCAGCCCCAACATCAGCGTCATGCTGAACACCGACTACCGCGACATCGTGGACTTCATCCCCTACGGGCACATGATCTACACGGGGCCGGTGGACGCCTTTTTCGACTACTGCTACGGCAAGCTGCCCTACCGCAGCCTGGAGTTCGTCCACGAGACGCACGCGCGCGAGCACTTCCAGCCGACCGGCACCGTGAACTACCCCAACGACTACGGCTACACCCGCATCAGCGAGTTCAAGTACATCACCGGGCAGCAGCACCCCCACACCAGCGTCGTGTACGAGTATCCCCGCGCCGAGGGCGATCCCTACTACCCGGTGCCGCGGCCCGAGAACCAGGAACTCTACAAGCGCTACGCTGCCCTGGCCGACGCCCGCCCCGACGTGACCTTCGTGGGCCGCCTCGCCACCTACCGCTACTACAACATGGATCAGGTCGTGGCGCAGGCGCTGGCGACGTACCGCAAGCTCACGGGTGGCCAGGCGCAGCCCGAAGCCACGCCCGCCGGGTAA